Within Dysgonomonas mossii, the genomic segment CGATGAGTTTATAAAAAAGGAAGTTGAAGTACCTATTACCTGTATCAATTTACCAAGCAACTTAGAAATAAAACTATTTCCGTCTGCTGTCAAAATTGAATTTTTTGTAGGCAAGAGAAGACCAGATAATATAACCAGTAGTAATTTCGAAGTTACTATAGACTACAACGATATAAAAGAGCTGAGAGATGCAACTATACCTGTACGTATAACCGATAGTCCTGATTATATACGCACAATGACACCTGTACCTTCAGAGGTAGAGTTTGTACTCGAACAATAATAACAATTATTATGATCAAACTAGGTATAACCGGTGGCATAGGCAGTGGAAAATCAACTGTCTCTCAGATATTTTCACTTAGTGGTGTGCCTGTTTACATTGCTGATATAGAAAGTAAAAGGTTAGTTGCCACATCTCCTACAATTCGAAAAAAACTAATCAATCTATTTGGTGAAGAACTATATAGTGGTGGAGTACTAAATAAACCATTGCTTGCTTCTCATATATTTAATGATAAGAAAAAACTGGAAACAGTAAATGCAATTATTCACCCCGAAGTAGAACGTGATTTTATTGAATGGGTTAAAAAACATGCACAATGTGACATTGTAGCGCATGAAGCTGCTATACTCTTTGAATCTGGATTTAACAGAATGATGGATAAGGTGTTGATGGTATATACACCTTTAGACATAAGAATCGAGCGAACAATGCTAAGAGACAACCTCCCTAAAGAAAAGGTGATGGAGCGCATACAAAATCAGATGTCGGATGAAGAAAAAGCTAAACTTTCTGACTTTGTAATTGTTAATGATAACACAAAATCATTGATCGAACAGGTAACGAATATAATACAAGAACTTAAAACCTCAAAAAACTAGATGCAAATACAAGAATCATATCAGAAAATTTTTGCAGAAAACAAAAAATGGGTTGAGAATAAGAACAAAGAAAATCCAAATTTCTTTACCCATCTTGTAAAAGAGCAAAACCCTGACTATTTATATATAGGATGTTCGGATAGTCGTGTACATGCAAATGAAATAATGGGATTGCAACCGGGAGAAGTATTCGTTCATCGCAATATAGCCAATATGGTTGTAAATAATGATCTGAATGTATTGTCTGTTATTAACTATGCTGTAGAATATTTGAATGTAAAGTATATAATTGTTTGCGGCCACTATAATTGCGGCGGAATAAAAGCAGCTATGCAGCCGAGAGATTTAGGTATCCTGAATCCATGGTTAAGAAATGTACGAGATGTATATCGTTTACACGAAAAAGAGCTAGATGCTATTCCTGATATGAAAGACCGCTACAATCGCTTGGTAGAACTTAATGTATACGAACAGTGTCTGAATGTTATAAAAACAGCAGAAGTGCAAAAATCATATTTGGAATCAGGATATCCACGTGTAGCAGGTTGGGTGTATGATCTTAACGATGGCACTTTGATAGACCTGAACATTGACTTCAAGAAAGAACTTGATCACATTCGTAAAATATACGACCTAACGAAGGAAAAGTAAAATAAGACTATATTAAATAATGAAACATAGACATACATATATAGCTTTATGTTTGGGAATACTTACACTTGCTTTATTACAAGGTTGTAAACCTTCAACAAAAGCTGAAGACTCTAAAATACTGATGGTCACGATAGAACCGCAGAAGTATTTTTTAGAGGCTCTTGTCGGGAATCACTTTAAAGTAGAATGCATTATTTCTCCCGGAATGAATCCGGAAAGTGCAGACTTTACTCCTTCACAGATGATGAATCTTGACAAAAGTACAGCTTATTTCAAGGTGGGTTATCTTGGTATAGAGAACTCTCTGATAAATAAAGTTGCGGCAAGTAATCCTGCGTTTAAAGTAATTGATTGTTCGGATGGCATAGAATCAACATGTGAAGACCACAATCATCACGAAGGGCATGATCATAGTCATCATGGACATGTAGGAGGAGATCCACATACATGGAGTTCTGTCGTTTCTGCTAAAATCATTGCAGAAAACATGTACAAAGGGCTTATTGAAATAGACAGAGTAAATGAAGCTGATTACAAAGCAAATTACGATAAACTTCTCTCTGAAATAGACAAGACCGATAGTATAATAAAATCGTATCTAGAAAAAGCACCAAGCAAAGCTTTTATCATTTACCACCCTGCGCTTAGCTATTTTGCTCAAGAATATGGGCTGACACAGTATTCCATTGAGCATGAAGGAAAGAACCCTTCTCCGGCTCAATTGAAAGAACTGATAGACAAAGCAAAAACTGAAAGTCTAAAAGTTGTCTTTATTCAAAAAGAATTTGACACAAAGAATGCTGAAACAGTAGCCCAAGCTATTGGCGGAAAAGCTATACCTATCAATCTGCTGTCTTATAATTGGAGTGAAGAAATGATTAAAATAGCTAGAGCTATGGCTTTAGAAGATTGATTAATGAGTAAAATTCTTGAGATAAAAGATCTTTCTGTAGGATACGACGGCAATCCTTATGTATTGAAGAATGTCAATCTGGACGTTACCAAGAATGATTTTCTTGGTATTATCGGCCCAAACGGAGGAGGTAAAACAACTCTTCTGAAAACTCTCATGGGGTTGGTCAAACCGACTTCAGGTAAAATATCTTTTTACAGGAATAATATAAAGGTTGATAAAATAAACATCGGTTATTTACCTCAGATCAACCAGATTGATAAAAAATTTCCAATATCTGTATCTGATGTTATCTTGTCTGGGTTAACCGTAAAAAAAGGCCTTTTCTCTTCTTATACAAAGGAACAAAAAGAAAAGGTGAGCGTCATTGCCGAAAAAATGGGGTTGGAACAGCTTATACACCGTTCGATAGGTGCGTTATCAGGGGGACAGTTGCAACGTACATTACTAGGAAGGGCAATTATCGATGACCCCGATTTGTTGGTTCTTGATGAGCCGAATTCCTATGTGGATAAACGTTTTGAAAGTAATTTCTACAAATTGCTCGAAGAGATAAATCTGGATACGGCTATCATACTGGTATCTCATGATGTTGGAACCGTTATTTCACTCGTGAAGAATATAGCATGCGTAAACGAAGGACTGCATTATCATTCAGGCACGAATATCTCGACCGACTGGCTTGAAAAATCATACAATTCGTGTCCTATAGAAATAATTGGACATGGAGATTTTCCTCACAGAGTTTTAGAGAAACATGAGGGTTGTGACTGTTGCAAAGAAGATTAGCAATTCATTATCTCCTTTTTTTTAAAAATGACTATAAATTGATATTACTCTATATCTGAGAACTAAACACATGCTTAGAACGTTAAATAGGTTATAAAACAATTATATTATGAAAAAGATATTTTTTGCATGCCTTGTTGCATTTACACTTGCAGCTTGCGGACCAGTTTACAATACACAACTAAAACAAGTAGAACTGGGAATGACACAGCGAGAGATCGTCTCACTTATGGGTGATAAATATTCAGTTGTCGACCAAAGAAGTAATGGAGACCAGACTTTAGAATATGTAGATAAATTTAAAAACCACTGGTACTTTGTTTTTGTTAATGGACAGCTAAATAAATGGTATAAGGAAACAGAAAAATAAAATTATATCAGAATAAAGGAATAGGATGTATCAATGGTGCATCCTATTTTTATTATATATGGACATAGTTTATATAAAGAATGATAATGCATTTATTTCTCATGATTTAATCTTTCTTTAAAGTCACAGAATTCTGTTTCTCTAATAGCCCTGTATTTTATATCTTTTTTGTATATTTGCAGCCTAATTTGGGGTAGTATATTTACTTCAAATCGATACACCAAAAAGAAGATTTATTATAGAATGGATAAAATACGAAATTTTTGCATTATAGCTCATATTGATCATGGTAAAAGTACCCTTGCTGACAGGCTTTTAGAATA encodes:
- a CDS encoding metal ABC transporter solute-binding protein, Zn/Mn family; protein product: MKHRHTYIALCLGILTLALLQGCKPSTKAEDSKILMVTIEPQKYFLEALVGNHFKVECIISPGMNPESADFTPSQMMNLDKSTAYFKVGYLGIENSLINKVAASNPAFKVIDCSDGIESTCEDHNHHEGHDHSHHGHVGGDPHTWSSVVSAKIIAENMYKGLIEIDRVNEADYKANYDKLLSEIDKTDSIIKSYLEKAPSKAFIIYHPALSYFAQEYGLTQYSIEHEGKNPSPAQLKELIDKAKTESLKVVFIQKEFDTKNAETVAQAIGGKAIPINLLSYNWSEEMIKIARAMALED
- the coaE gene encoding dephospho-CoA kinase (Dephospho-CoA kinase (CoaE) performs the final step in coenzyme A biosynthesis.), which produces MIKLGITGGIGSGKSTVSQIFSLSGVPVYIADIESKRLVATSPTIRKKLINLFGEELYSGGVLNKPLLASHIFNDKKKLETVNAIIHPEVERDFIEWVKKHAQCDIVAHEAAILFESGFNRMMDKVLMVYTPLDIRIERTMLRDNLPKEKVMERIQNQMSDEEKAKLSDFVIVNDNTKSLIEQVTNIIQELKTSKN
- a CDS encoding metal ABC transporter ATP-binding protein: MSKILEIKDLSVGYDGNPYVLKNVNLDVTKNDFLGIIGPNGGGKTTLLKTLMGLVKPTSGKISFYRNNIKVDKINIGYLPQINQIDKKFPISVSDVILSGLTVKKGLFSSYTKEQKEKVSVIAEKMGLEQLIHRSIGALSGGQLQRTLLGRAIIDDPDLLVLDEPNSYVDKRFESNFYKLLEEINLDTAIILVSHDVGTVISLVKNIACVNEGLHYHSGTNISTDWLEKSYNSCPIEIIGHGDFPHRVLEKHEGCDCCKED
- a CDS encoding carbonic anhydrase, with product MQIQESYQKIFAENKKWVENKNKENPNFFTHLVKEQNPDYLYIGCSDSRVHANEIMGLQPGEVFVHRNIANMVVNNDLNVLSVINYAVEYLNVKYIIVCGHYNCGGIKAAMQPRDLGILNPWLRNVRDVYRLHEKELDAIPDMKDRYNRLVELNVYEQCLNVIKTAEVQKSYLESGYPRVAGWVYDLNDGTLIDLNIDFKKELDHIRKIYDLTKEK